Proteins from a genomic interval of Streptomyces sp. SID8374:
- a CDS encoding DUF503 domain-containing protein, which produces MYVGTLSFDLLLGDVRSLKEKRSVVRPIVAELQRKYAVSAAETGGQDLHRRAEIGLAVVSGDTGHLTDVLDRCERLVAARPEVELLSVRRRLHSDED; this is translated from the coding sequence ATGTATGTGGGGACCCTGTCCTTCGATCTGCTCCTCGGCGACGTACGGTCGTTGAAGGAGAAACGCTCCGTCGTCCGTCCGATCGTCGCCGAACTCCAGCGCAAGTACGCGGTGAGTGCGGCGGAGACCGGCGGGCAGGATCTCCACCGCAGGGCCGAGATCGGCCTCGCCGTGGTCTCCGGTGACACCGGACACCTGACGGACGTGCTGGACCGGTGCGAGCGGCTGGTGGCCGCGCGCCCCGAGGTGGAGCTGCTGTCGGTGAGACGGCGGCTGCACAGTGACGAAGACTGA
- a CDS encoding YlxR family protein has product MSGRTQARACPERTCVGCRERAAKSELLRIVVDEGACAPDPRGTLPGRGAYVHPTSVCLDLAVRRRAFPRAFKAKGPFDTAALTRFVERATP; this is encoded by the coding sequence GTGTCTGGCCGGACGCAAGCCCGCGCTTGCCCCGAGCGAACCTGTGTGGGATGCCGGGAGCGAGCGGCCAAGAGCGAGCTGCTGCGCATCGTGGTGGACGAGGGCGCCTGCGCCCCTGATCCACGCGGTACGCTGCCCGGCCGGGGTGCTTATGTGCACCCCACCTCTGTCTGTCTCGACCTGGCGGTTCGCCGCCGGGCGTTCCCCCGGGCCTTCAAGGCCAAGGGGCCGTTCGACACCGCGGCACTCACGCGGTTCGTCGAGCGGGCGACACCGTAA
- the rbfA gene encoding 30S ribosome-binding factor RbfA, whose product MTDNARARKLADRIQVVVAETLDRRIKDPRLGFVTITDARVTGDLREATVFYTVYGDDEERAASAAALESAKGVLRSEVGRQTGVRFTPSLAFVPDALPDNARTIEDLLDKARAKDAEVREVSTGAKYAGEADPYRKPEDEDDEASDPADKNEGPASA is encoded by the coding sequence GTGACCGACAACGCGCGGGCCCGCAAGCTGGCCGATCGCATCCAGGTCGTGGTCGCGGAGACCCTGGACCGGCGAATCAAGGATCCGCGGCTGGGATTCGTGACGATCACGGACGCCCGGGTCACCGGCGACCTGCGGGAGGCCACGGTCTTCTACACGGTCTACGGCGACGACGAGGAGCGTGCGGCCTCCGCCGCGGCGCTGGAGAGCGCCAAGGGCGTCCTGCGCTCCGAGGTCGGCCGGCAGACCGGGGTCCGGTTCACGCCGAGCCTGGCCTTCGTCCCGGACGCCCTCCCGGACAACGCCCGCACCATCGAGGACCTCCTCGACAAGGCGCGGGCCAAGGACGCGGAGGTGCGCGAGGTCTCCACGGGCGCCAAGTACGCCGGCGAGGCCGACCCGTACCGCAAGCCCGAGGACGAGGACGACGAGGCCTCCGACCCCGCCGACAAGAACGAGGGTCCCGCCTCCGCATGA
- the truB gene encoding tRNA pseudouridine(55) synthase TruB, with protein sequence MTEQTTTPNDDSGSGVTSDKGGGGRREDGLVIVDKPSGFTSHDVVAKMRGIARTRRVGHAGTLDPMATGVLVLGVQRATKLLGHLALTEKEYLGTIRLGQDTVTDDAEGEITSSTDASGVTREAIDAGVAALTGAIMQVPSKVSAIKIDGKRSYARVRGGEEFEIPARPVTVSSFNVYDVREAVAEDGTPVVDLVVSVVCSSGTYIRALARDLGAGLGVGGHLTALRRTRVGPYGLDAARTLDQHQEELTVMPVADAAASAFPRWDVDEKRAKLLLNGVRLDMPAYPPGPVAVFGPDGAFLVLVEEEKGKAKSLAVFA encoded by the coding sequence ATGACCGAGCAGACCACCACGCCGAATGATGACAGTGGGAGCGGAGTGACCTCGGACAAGGGCGGTGGCGGGCGGCGGGAGGACGGCCTTGTCATCGTCGACAAGCCGTCCGGCTTCACTTCGCACGACGTCGTGGCCAAGATGCGCGGCATCGCCCGTACCCGCCGCGTCGGCCACGCCGGGACCCTCGACCCGATGGCGACCGGAGTCCTCGTGCTCGGCGTCCAGCGGGCCACCAAGCTCCTCGGCCACCTCGCGCTGACCGAGAAGGAGTACCTGGGCACCATCCGGCTCGGCCAGGACACCGTCACCGACGACGCCGAGGGCGAGATCACCTCCTCCACCGACGCGTCCGGCGTGACCCGCGAGGCCATCGACGCCGGGGTGGCCGCGCTGACCGGCGCGATCATGCAGGTCCCGTCCAAGGTCAGCGCCATCAAGATCGACGGCAAGCGGTCCTACGCGCGGGTGCGCGGCGGCGAGGAGTTCGAGATCCCGGCCCGCCCGGTGACCGTCTCCTCCTTCAACGTCTACGACGTCCGGGAGGCCGTCGCCGAGGACGGCACCCCGGTCGTGGACTTGGTGGTCTCGGTCGTCTGCTCCTCGGGGACGTACATCCGCGCCCTGGCCCGGGACCTCGGTGCCGGGCTCGGCGTCGGCGGCCACCTGACCGCCCTGCGCCGCACCCGCGTCGGCCCGTACGGACTGGACGCGGCCCGGACCCTGGACCAGCACCAGGAGGAGCTGACGGTGATGCCCGTCGCCGACGCGGCCGCCTCCGCCTTCCCCCGCTGGGACGTCGACGAGAAGCGCGCCAAGCTGCTCCTGAACGGCGTACGGCTGGACATGCCCGCGTACCCGCCGGGGCCGGTCGCGGTCTTCGGGCCCGACGGGGCGTTCCTGGTGCTCGTGGAGGAGGAGAAGGGCAAGGCCAAGAGCCTCGCCGTCTTCGCCTGA
- the infB gene encoding translation initiation factor IF-2, whose protein sequence is MAKVRVYELAKEFGVESKVVMAKLQELGEFVRSASSTIEAPVVRKLTDALQGPGGNAGKSAAKPGAPRKATPAKPAAPSPAAAARPAAPKPGAPAPKPAAAEAPETSTPAAPSAPSAGPRPGPKPAPKAAPVTPVPAAEFSAPAPAQPAAPQQPQAPRPAAAAPGPRPAGSPARPAPAGGQRDGGQRDGGRGGERGGDRPARPAGQGAPRPGGARPAGPRPGNNPFTSGGSTGMARPSAPRPGGAPRPGGGSERPGAPRPQGGPGGAPRPQGGQGQGGARPTPGGMPRPQAPRPGGGPAGNRPNPGMMPQRPAAGPRPGGGPGGGRGPGGGGGRPGGGGGAGRPGGGGGGFAGRPGGGGGGFAGRPAGPGGGGGAGRPGGGGGFGGRPGFGGRPGGPGGRGGTQGAFGRPGGPARRGRKSKRQRRQEYEAMQAPSVGGVMLPRGNGQAVRLSRGASLTDFAEKINANPASLVAVMMNLGEMVTATQSVSDETLRLLADEMNYVLEIVSPEEEDRELLESFDIEFGEDEGGEEALVSRPPVVTVMGHVDHGKTRLLDAIRKTNVIAGEAGGITQHIGAYQVSSEVNGEDRKITFIDTPGHEAFTAMRARGAKSTDIAILVVAANDGVMPQTIEALNHAKAAEVPIVVAVNKIDVEGADPTKVRGQLTEFGLVAEEYGGDTMFVDISAKQGLNIEALLEAVVLTADASLDLRANPEQDAQGIAIESHLDRGRGAVSTVLVQRGTLRIGDTMVVGDAYGRVRAMLDDNGQNVQEAGPSTPVLVLGLTNVPGAGDNFLVVDEDRTARQIAEKRAARERNANFARKGVRFSLENLDEALKAGLVQELNLIIKGDASGSVEALESSLLQLDVGEEVDIRVLHRGVGAVTESDINLATGSDAIVIGFNVRAAGRAEQMAEREGVDVRYYSVIYQAIEEIEAALKGMLKPEYEEVELGTAEIREIFRSSKLGNIAGVLVRSGEVKRNTKARLLRDGKVIAENLNISGLRRFKDDVTEIREGFEGGINLGNFNDIKIDDVIATYEMREKPRG, encoded by the coding sequence GTGGCTAAGGTCCGGGTATACGAACTCGCCAAGGAGTTCGGCGTCGAGAGCAAGGTCGTCATGGCCAAGCTCCAAGAACTCGGTGAATTCGTCCGTTCGGCGTCCTCGACGATCGAGGCGCCGGTTGTACGTAAGTTGACCGACGCACTGCAGGGGCCCGGCGGCAACGCCGGCAAGTCCGCTGCCAAGCCTGGCGCGCCCCGCAAGGCGACGCCCGCAAAGCCCGCAGCGCCCTCCCCGGCCGCTGCGGCACGTCCTGCTGCCCCGAAGCCCGGCGCACCGGCCCCCAAGCCGGCCGCTGCCGAGGCCCCGGAGACCAGCACCCCCGCGGCGCCCTCCGCGCCGTCGGCGGGCCCCCGTCCGGGCCCGAAGCCCGCGCCGAAGGCGGCCCCGGTGACCCCGGTCCCGGCCGCCGAGTTCTCGGCACCGGCTCCGGCCCAGCCGGCCGCCCCCCAGCAGCCCCAGGCCCCGCGCCCCGCGGCCGCCGCCCCGGGACCCCGTCCCGCCGGCAGCCCCGCCCGTCCGGCTCCGGCCGGCGGTCAGCGCGACGGTGGCCAGCGTGACGGCGGCCGTGGTGGCGAGCGTGGCGGCGACCGCCCCGCACGTCCCGCGGGCCAGGGCGCCCCGCGCCCCGGCGGCGCCCGTCCGGCCGGTCCCCGTCCGGGCAACAACCCCTTCACCTCCGGCGGTTCCACCGGCATGGCGCGCCCCTCGGCGCCCCGTCCCGGCGGTGCCCCGCGCCCCGGTGGCGGCTCGGAGCGCCCCGGCGCCCCGCGTCCCCAGGGCGGCCCCGGTGGCGCCCCGCGTCCCCAGGGCGGTCAGGGCCAGGGCGGTGCCCGTCCCACCCCGGGCGGCATGCCCCGCCCGCAGGCTCCGCGTCCCGGCGGCGGTCCCGCCGGTAACCGGCCGAACCCGGGCATGATGCCGCAGCGTCCTGCTGCCGGCCCGCGTCCCGGTGGCGGCCCCGGCGGTGGCCGTGGTCCCGGCGGTGGCGGCGGTCGCCCCGGTGGCGGCGGCGGTGCCGGCCGTCCCGGTGGCGGCGGTGGCGGTTTCGCCGGTCGTCCCGGTGGCGGTGGCGGCGGCTTCGCAGGCCGTCCGGCAGGTCCCGGTGGCGGCGGCGGTGCCGGTCGTCCCGGTGGTGGCGGCGGCTTCGGTGGTCGTCCCGGCTTCGGCGGTCGTCCGGGTGGTCCCGGTGGCCGTGGTGGCACACAGGGTGCGTTCGGCCGTCCCGGCGGTCCCGCGCGTCGTGGCCGCAAGTCGAAGCGGCAGAGGCGCCAGGAGTACGAGGCCATGCAGGCCCCGTCCGTCGGCGGCGTCATGCTGCCTCGCGGCAACGGACAGGCCGTCCGGCTGTCGCGCGGTGCCTCGCTCACCGACTTCGCGGAGAAGATCAACGCCAACCCGGCGTCGCTCGTCGCCGTGATGATGAACCTCGGCGAGATGGTCACGGCGACGCAGTCCGTCTCCGACGAGACGCTCCGGCTGCTCGCGGACGAGATGAACTACGTCCTGGAGATCGTCAGCCCCGAGGAGGAGGACCGCGAGCTGCTCGAGTCCTTCGACATCGAGTTCGGCGAGGACGAGGGCGGCGAAGAGGCCCTGGTCTCCCGTCCGCCGGTCGTGACCGTCATGGGTCACGTCGACCACGGTAAGACCCGACTGCTGGACGCGATCCGCAAGACGAACGTCATCGCGGGCGAGGCCGGCGGCATCACGCAGCACATCGGTGCGTACCAGGTCTCCTCCGAGGTCAACGGCGAGGACCGCAAGATCACCTTCATCGACACCCCGGGTCACGAGGCGTTCACCGCCATGCGTGCCCGTGGTGCGAAGTCGACCGACATCGCGATCCTCGTGGTGGCGGCCAACGACGGTGTGATGCCCCAGACGATCGAGGCGCTGAACCACGCCAAGGCGGCCGAGGTGCCGATCGTGGTCGCGGTCAACAAGATCGACGTCGAGGGTGCCGACCCGACCAAGGTGCGCGGTCAGCTCACCGAGTTCGGCCTGGTGGCCGAGGAGTACGGCGGCGACACCATGTTCGTCGACATCTCCGCCAAGCAGGGCCTCAACATCGAGGCGCTCCTGGAGGCCGTCGTCCTCACCGCCGACGCCTCGCTGGACCTGCGGGCCAACCCGGAGCAGGACGCGCAGGGTATTGCGATCGAGTCCCACCTCGACCGCGGTCGCGGTGCCGTCTCGACCGTCCTGGTCCAGCGCGGAACGCTGCGCATCGGCGACACGATGGTCGTGGGCGACGCCTACGGCCGGGTGCGCGCCATGCTCGACGACAACGGTCAGAACGTGCAGGAAGCGGGTCCCTCGACCCCCGTCCTGGTCCTCGGTCTCACCAACGTCCCGGGCGCCGGCGACAACTTCCTGGTCGTCGACGAGGACCGTACGGCCCGTCAGATCGCCGAGAAGCGTGCCGCCCGTGAGCGCAACGCCAACTTCGCCCGCAAGGGTGTCCGGTTCTCCCTGGAGAACCTGGACGAGGCGCTCAAGGCCGGTCTGGTCCAGGAGCTCAACCTCATCATCAAGGGCGACGCGTCCGGTTCGGTGGAGGCCCTCGAGTCCTCGCTGCTCCAGCTCGACGTCGGTGAAGAGGTCGACATCCGGGTCCTGCACCGCGGTGTGGGTGCGGTCACCGAGTCGGACATCAACCTGGCGACGGGTTCCGACGCCATCGTGATCGGCTTCAACGTGCGCGCCGCGGGGCGCGCCGAGCAGATGGCCGAGCGCGAAGGCGTGGACGTCCGGTACTACTCGGTCATCTACCAGGCGATCGAAGAGATCGAAGCGGCCCTCAAGGGCATGCTCAAGCCGGAGTACGAAGAGGTCGAGTTGGGCACGGCGGAGATCCGCGAGATCTTCCGCTCGTCCAAGCTGGGCAACATCGCCGGTGTGCTGGTCCGCTCCGGCGAGGTCAAGCGCAACACCAAGGCGCGCCTGCTGCGCGATGGCAAGGTCATCGCGGAGAACCTCAACATCTCCGGTCTGCGCCGCTTCAAGGACGACGTCACCGAGATCCGCGAAGGCTTCGAGGGCGGTATCAACCTCGGAAACTTCAACGACATCAAGATCGACGACGTCATCGCGACGTACGAGATGCGCGAGAAGCCGCGAGGCTGA
- a CDS encoding serine protease, which yields MGSGDRSTLVRICDQAGRPRGTGFVADDRGTVVTAHQATTAPGPLRLHGTDGRTCSVGPDDITALPALGLALLRTGGSETLGVEPLPIAVRERAEPGSYVGIAAHGRREARVLGTAPATYTAPDGAHPVPAALELALGTDGRDALRSGGAAIGGPVTDPATGAVLGLLCTALTTPYEAAGLALPIPRGADAGLDALLARNATAAPAYGPDLNLAGALQLTATSVGSADGPKARTAPVERADVTAEFAAFEAGTGLVLGLVGGPGTGRTTELAALAARRADGAAPAPTLWLRGADLLADDTSVVDAADRTLTRSARIVSAAGALGDMATATAERIAALAAEAGHPLLVVLDGPEEMPPLLAHRLAEWTAATAIWLREHGVRLVVACRPEHWETAGALYPPGALHRPHRPARGLPSSLRLTDLTADQAAQAKERLGIPPHALAPGHDRHPLTLRLLAEVREALPPGVPGRPDTEDVFGAHLDLMCVRIAVRIAAAADEQPRGTAVRRLAARVAGQVHEAARRCLGPGQGELDQEAFEEIFPWRTGWASAVLTEGLLVPAGAGYRFAHEELGDWVQGAHLDLDAALRSLVHRWHRGSGGVVRVPAARPDGEPRSLPVPRHRIGPVIQAMVLLGRRQGTAALAHRMADLIEALDRLWADEEPHGDASRRPYDEDAAWWAAHLLGGSLLRVPDARPYLGVLRVLAGRITRRSAGATGGPAGPGAYGEFGPWFWRRLRLPEEDRIDLFRRLVPADGVPRTDGDERYLDAVARRLTYDAPTVQPLLCRWFTDERPLLIGGPGAQDNELRPTVAAAAQALLHARRDLGLDSLTDALVATPHTRAGELLAALAEDEPTALCRAVERWARDEDRPARRSAAARYAGLLQPRITAEGDRALLRSAAEILLARPEDADLHPAALTLLVRDPKSRRRHLPQALRLFAYGDSRLPVELLAEVFPAHPEPVLAALRARLARPGDGAAEVLRALAGLDTPALALHVAGLVREYIDAHPEDGTHAAEYVDLRLEHGPAARALLLPLVTGLLRDRPAPPPVRAALARVLAGAGSTASRPLRAELLEVLLEFEQTTGRDPDVLDALLQAAAAGAGARPEVRTRALVHRTGMLLVRTPEGAARFDRRLVELARDVPGFAALVIRWLADAPQEWAAVVGPSARRTVEALETSRRAMPMPMQAAGREHGSLRPA from the coding sequence ATGGGCAGTGGGGACCGGTCGACGCTGGTAAGAATCTGTGATCAGGCCGGCCGGCCGCGCGGGACGGGATTCGTCGCGGACGACCGCGGCACGGTCGTCACCGCCCACCAGGCCACCACCGCACCCGGCCCGCTCCGCCTCCACGGCACGGACGGCCGCACCTGCTCCGTCGGCCCCGACGACATCACCGCCCTCCCCGCCCTCGGCCTCGCCCTGCTGCGTACGGGCGGCTCCGAGACCCTCGGCGTGGAGCCGCTGCCCATCGCCGTACGGGAGCGTGCGGAGCCCGGAAGTTACGTCGGGATCGCCGCCCACGGCCGCCGTGAGGCCCGGGTCCTCGGCACGGCCCCCGCCACCTACACCGCCCCCGACGGCGCCCATCCGGTCCCGGCCGCCCTGGAGCTGGCCCTCGGCACCGACGGGCGCGACGCCCTGCGCTCGGGCGGCGCCGCGATCGGGGGACCGGTCACGGACCCGGCCACGGGCGCGGTCCTCGGCCTGCTGTGCACCGCCCTCACCACCCCCTACGAGGCCGCCGGGCTCGCCCTGCCGATCCCGCGCGGCGCCGACGCCGGCCTCGACGCCCTCCTCGCCCGCAACGCCACCGCCGCCCCCGCCTACGGCCCCGACCTCAACCTCGCCGGGGCCCTCCAGCTCACCGCGACCTCCGTCGGCTCGGCGGACGGCCCCAAGGCCCGCACCGCACCGGTCGAGCGCGCCGACGTGACCGCCGAGTTCGCCGCCTTCGAAGCCGGTACGGGGCTGGTCCTGGGCCTCGTCGGCGGACCCGGCACCGGCCGCACCACCGAGCTGGCCGCCCTCGCCGCCCGCCGGGCCGACGGCGCGGCGCCCGCCCCCACGCTCTGGCTGCGCGGCGCCGACCTGCTGGCCGACGACACCTCGGTCGTGGACGCGGCCGACCGTACGCTGACCCGCTCGGCCCGCATCGTCTCGGCGGCCGGAGCCCTCGGCGACATGGCCACGGCCACCGCGGAACGGATCGCCGCTCTCGCCGCCGAGGCGGGCCACCCCCTCCTCGTGGTCCTGGACGGCCCCGAGGAGATGCCGCCGCTGCTGGCCCACCGGCTCGCCGAATGGACGGCGGCCACCGCGATCTGGCTGCGCGAGCACGGCGTCCGGCTCGTCGTCGCCTGCCGCCCCGAGCACTGGGAGACCGCCGGGGCCCTCTACCCGCCCGGCGCCCTGCACCGCCCCCACCGCCCCGCCCGGGGGCTGCCGTCCTCCCTGCGGCTGACCGACCTCACCGCCGACCAGGCCGCACAGGCCAAGGAGCGCCTGGGCATCCCGCCGCACGCCCTCGCCCCCGGCCACGACCGGCACCCGCTCACCCTGCGGCTGCTCGCCGAGGTCCGCGAGGCCCTGCCGCCGGGCGTCCCGGGCCGCCCCGACACCGAGGACGTCTTCGGCGCCCACCTGGACCTCATGTGCGTACGCATCGCGGTCCGGATCGCGGCCGCCGCCGACGAACAGCCCCGAGGCACCGCCGTACGCCGACTGGCCGCCCGGGTCGCGGGCCAGGTCCACGAGGCGGCCCGGCGCTGTCTGGGTCCGGGCCAGGGGGAGCTGGACCAGGAAGCGTTCGAGGAGATCTTCCCCTGGCGCACGGGGTGGGCCTCGGCCGTGCTGACGGAGGGGCTCCTCGTCCCCGCCGGGGCCGGATACCGCTTCGCCCACGAGGAGCTGGGGGACTGGGTGCAGGGCGCCCATCTGGACCTGGACGCGGCCCTGCGCTCCCTGGTGCACCGCTGGCACCGGGGGAGCGGCGGGGTGGTGCGCGTGCCGGCCGCCCGGCCCGACGGGGAGCCGCGCTCCCTGCCCGTGCCCCGGCACCGGATCGGCCCGGTGATCCAGGCGATGGTGCTCCTCGGCCGCCGCCAGGGCACCGCCGCACTCGCGCACCGGATGGCCGACCTGATCGAGGCGCTGGACCGGCTGTGGGCGGATGAGGAGCCGCACGGTGACGCCTCTCGCCGCCCGTACGACGAGGACGCCGCCTGGTGGGCCGCGCACCTCCTCGGGGGCAGCCTGCTCCGGGTGCCCGACGCGCGCCCGTACCTCGGGGTCCTGCGGGTCCTCGCCGGGCGCATCACCCGGCGTTCGGCCGGTGCCACCGGGGGACCGGCGGGCCCGGGGGCGTACGGCGAGTTCGGGCCCTGGTTCTGGCGGCGGCTGCGGCTGCCCGAGGAGGACCGGATCGACCTGTTCCGCCGCCTCGTCCCCGCCGACGGGGTGCCCCGCACCGACGGCGACGAGCGGTACCTCGACGCCGTCGCCCGCCGCCTCACCTACGACGCCCCCACCGTGCAGCCGCTGCTCTGCCGCTGGTTCACCGACGAGCGCCCGCTGCTGATCGGCGGCCCCGGTGCGCAGGACAACGAGCTGCGCCCCACCGTGGCCGCCGCCGCGCAGGCCCTGCTCCACGCCCGCCGCGACCTCGGCCTCGACAGCCTCACCGACGCACTGGTAGCCACCCCGCACACCCGCGCCGGTGAGCTGCTCGCCGCCCTCGCCGAGGACGAGCCCACCGCGCTCTGCCGGGCCGTGGAGCGCTGGGCCCGCGACGAGGACCGCCCGGCACGCCGCTCCGCCGCCGCCCGGTACGCCGGACTCCTCCAGCCCCGCATCACCGCCGAGGGCGACCGGGCGCTGCTCAGGTCCGCCGCCGAGATCCTGCTCGCCCGCCCCGAGGACGCCGACCTCCACCCGGCCGCCCTCACCCTCCTCGTCCGGGACCCGAAGTCCCGCCGCCGCCACCTCCCGCAGGCCCTCCGCCTCTTCGCGTACGGCGACTCCCGGCTCCCCGTGGAGCTGCTCGCCGAGGTCTTCCCCGCCCACCCCGAGCCGGTCCTCGCCGCCCTCCGCGCCCGCCTGGCCCGCCCCGGCGACGGCGCGGCCGAGGTCCTGCGGGCCCTGGCCGGACTCGACACGCCCGCGCTCGCGCTGCACGTCGCCGGGCTCGTACGCGAGTACATCGACGCCCACCCCGAGGACGGCACCCATGCCGCCGAGTACGTCGACCTCCGCCTCGAACACGGCCCCGCCGCCCGCGCCCTGCTCCTCCCCCTGGTCACCGGGCTGCTGAGGGACCGCCCCGCCCCGCCCCCGGTCCGCGCCGCACTGGCCCGGGTCCTCGCCGGGGCCGGGTCCACCGCCTCCCGGCCGCTGCGGGCCGAGCTGCTGGAGGTCCTGCTGGAGTTCGAGCAGACCACCGGCCGGGACCCGGACGTCCTGGACGCCCTCCTCCAGGCCGCGGCGGCAGGGGCGGGAGCCCGCCCGGAGGTCCGTACGCGCGCCCTCGTCCACCGCACCGGCATGCTCCTCGTCCGCACCCCCGAGGGCGCTGCCCGCTTCGACCGCCGCCTGGTCGAACTCGCCCGGGACGTGCCCGGATTCGCCGCCCTCGTCATCCGCTGGCTCGCCGACGCCCCGCAGGAGTGGGCGGCGGTGGTGGGACCCAGCGCCCGGCGCACGGTGGAGGCGTTGGAGACATCACGTCGGGCGATGCCGATGCCGATGCAGGCGGCGGGGCGTGAGCATGGCAGTCTTAGACCTGCGTAA